In one Thermococcus sp. 2319x1 genomic region, the following are encoded:
- the gcvPB gene encoding aminomethyl-transferring glycine dehydrogenase subunit GcvPB, with product MFRQAKWDEPLIFELSKPGRIGFTLPEPIEDVNVQIPEGLRRKSLELPELSEPEIVKHYTRLSEMNYGVDSGIYPLGSCTMKYNPKINEEFANHPKVAFIHPYQDERTVQGALQIMWELEQWLKEITGMDRFTLQPAAGANGEFTGVMVIRAYHLDRGETQRTEMLVPDSAHGTNPASAAMAGFKVIEIPSNEQGMVDLEALENAVSERTAGIMLTNPNTLGIFEEDILEIAKIVHKAGGLLYYDGANLNGILGKIRPGDMGFDVVHVNLHKTFSTPHGGGGPGAGPVGVKEHLVDYLPVPLVEFDGEKYYLNYDLPKSIGKVKEFYGNFAVLVRALTYLKMMGREGLREVAEVAVLNANYLTQKLKGTRGYKLPHKELRKHEVVFSAEPMREETGVKALDVAKRLLDFGLHAPTIYFPLIVHEALMIEPTETVSKEELDAYVEALKKISEEAYTNPEIVKSAPHNTAVRRVDDVLAAKKPIVTWRMYKELKEKGEVDY from the coding sequence ATGTTCAGGCAGGCTAAATGGGATGAGCCTCTAATTTTTGAGCTCTCAAAGCCCGGAAGAATCGGCTTTACTCTTCCAGAACCTATTGAAGACGTTAATGTTCAAATTCCAGAAGGCTTAAGGAGGAAAAGCCTTGAGCTTCCGGAACTCAGTGAACCGGAGATAGTCAAACACTATACAAGACTAAGCGAGATGAACTATGGCGTGGATTCCGGCATATACCCACTGGGCTCCTGTACTATGAAATATAACCCAAAGATAAACGAGGAATTTGCCAACCATCCCAAAGTGGCCTTCATACATCCCTACCAAGATGAAAGAACTGTTCAAGGTGCCTTGCAGATAATGTGGGAGCTCGAGCAGTGGCTTAAAGAGATTACCGGAATGGATCGCTTCACCCTTCAGCCGGCTGCAGGTGCCAATGGTGAGTTCACGGGAGTCATGGTAATCCGTGCCTATCATCTCGACCGCGGAGAGACCCAAAGGACTGAAATGCTTGTTCCCGATTCAGCCCACGGCACAAATCCAGCCTCAGCAGCGATGGCTGGCTTTAAGGTCATTGAGATACCCTCGAACGAACAGGGCATGGTGGACTTAGAGGCTTTGGAAAATGCTGTAAGCGAGAGGACAGCTGGGATAATGCTCACAAATCCCAATACTTTGGGAATTTTCGAGGAGGACATTTTGGAGATAGCAAAGATAGTCCACAAAGCAGGCGGGTTGCTCTACTATGATGGCGCAAACTTGAATGGAATTCTTGGCAAGATAAGACCCGGAGACATGGGTTTTGACGTTGTCCACGTAAACCTTCACAAAACGTTTTCAACGCCTCACGGAGGTGGCGGCCCCGGAGCAGGGCCTGTCGGTGTAAAAGAGCACCTCGTAGACTATTTGCCAGTGCCATTAGTGGAATTCGACGGAGAAAAATACTACCTAAACTACGATCTGCCAAAGAGCATAGGAAAGGTTAAGGAATTCTATGGAAACTTCGCAGTGCTTGTGAGGGCGCTCACGTACCTTAAGATGATGGGAAGAGAGGGACTTAGGGAAGTTGCTGAGGTTGCCGTGTTGAATGCCAACTACCTCACACAAAAACTAAAGGGTACAAGAGGATATAAGCTGCCCCACAAAGAACTTAGGAAGCACGAGGTGGTATTTTCAGCGGAACCCATGAGGGAGGAGACAGGTGTAAAGGCCTTAGACGTCGCCAAGAGATTGCTCGACTTTGGACTGCATGCACCGACGATTTACTTCCCGCTCATAGTGCATGAAGCATTGATGATCGAGCCAACAGAAACTGTCAGCAAGGAGGAATTAGATGCTTACGTTGAAGCGCTCAAGAAGATCAGCGAGGAGGCATACACAAACCCAGAAATCGTCAAGAGTGCTCCCCACAACACGGCAGTTAGGAGAGTTGACGATGTGCTCGCAGCTAAAAAGCCGATTGTAACATGGAGAATGTACAAAGAGCTCAAGGAAAAAGGGGAAGTTGATTACTGA
- a CDS encoding DUF1667 domain-containing protein, producing the protein MGCTMEVEIENGKVKEVSGYKCPRGKEWAIEEVISPKRVVMSVIKVKDGKLPTVSVKTDRPVPKEKIPELMKLLAKIEVKAPVEVGQVILEKPLNLDVKVVATREVDSA; encoded by the coding sequence ATGGGATGCACGATGGAAGTGGAGATCGAAAATGGCAAGGTTAAAGAGGTAAGCGGCTACAAATGTCCCAGGGGAAAGGAGTGGGCAATTGAAGAGGTCATAAGCCCAAAAAGGGTTGTAATGAGTGTAATAAAGGTTAAAGATGGCAAGCTGCCCACGGTGAGTGTTAAGACTGACAGGCCTGTTCCCAAAGAAAAAATACCCGAGCTCATGAAACTGCTTGCAAAGATTGAAGTTAAAGCACCGGTAGAGGTTGGTCAAGTAATCTTGGAGAAACCGCTAAATTTAGACGTGAAGGTAGTTGCAACCAGAGAAGTTGATTCGGCTTGA
- a CDS encoding RNA-guided endonuclease TnpB family protein, translating to MTKVVLTYKMPHNWNVDSFLKEYQKLLQRAIDEIWESTTWKEKRVKHRYSIGDRKHHYYETTRLIPYFPQSNEFKRKLRNELLREWPFAKHYVDSAIKTAYSILKSWRQNYLKGKRRRAKPVVKRKFVRVKTTLMKVEDSTIRITIKPREEYLELDFSKEWFYERIKEWKVGELIIREKDVLLTFSKEVEFSGRIKIGIDSNLTSLDIFHPERGWIRVDLSKLHRIAETYDRIIDGLKSVQRKAPKRIGVLLKKYWTRRRNRIDDYLNKLAVQLSREFPDAVFVFEDLDKFKMLQNGSRKFNRKLSRAIWKKIVGKLSYRVLIEFVNPAYTSSTCPVCGKRLESRNGLVECPNCGFEANRQFVGAFNVWVRGLGVALSGAERDGLLLDEPRGELNVMRPKSVVRVDLNGRRFTHIPP from the coding sequence ATGACTAAAGTCGTTCTCACATACAAAATGCCTCACAACTGGAATGTTGATTCGTTCCTCAAAGAATATCAAAAACTGCTCCAGAGAGCAATTGATGAAATATGGGAAAGCACGACTTGGAAGGAGAAGAGAGTTAAGCACAGGTATTCCATCGGTGACAGGAAGCATCACTACTACGAGACAACTCGTTTAATCCCTTATTTTCCACAATCAAACGAGTTCAAGCGAAAACTGAGGAACGAACTCCTCCGAGAGTGGCCTTTTGCTAAGCACTACGTTGATTCTGCAATAAAGACCGCTTATTCAATCCTCAAGAGCTGGAGGCAGAACTACCTCAAAGGAAAGCGAAGAAGAGCGAAGCCAGTCGTTAAGAGAAAGTTCGTGAGGGTGAAAACGACTCTGATGAAAGTCGAAGACTCGACAATCAGAATAACAATTAAACCGAGGGAAGAATACCTTGAACTGGACTTCTCAAAGGAGTGGTTCTACGAGAGAATCAAGGAATGGAAGGTTGGTGAACTGATAATCAGAGAGAAAGATGTCCTCCTCACTTTCTCAAAGGAAGTCGAGTTCTCTGGAAGAATCAAAATCGGTATTGACAGCAACCTCACAAGCCTTGACATCTTTCACCCTGAAAGAGGTTGGATTAGGGTAGACTTGAGCAAGCTACACAGGATTGCCGAGACTTATGACAGAATTATTGACGGACTGAAGAGCGTTCAGCGGAAAGCCCCGAAGAGGATTGGAGTGTTGCTCAAGAAATACTGGACGAGAAGAAGGAACAGGATTGATGATTACCTGAACAAGCTCGCAGTCCAGCTTTCGAGGGAGTTTCCCGACGCTGTTTTCGTCTTCGAGGACTTGGACAAATTCAAAATGCTCCAGAACGGTTCGAGAAAGTTTAACAGGAAGCTTTCCCGTGCCATTTGGAAGAAAATCGTTGGAAAGCTTTCTTATCGTGTTCTAATCGAGTTTGTCAATCCCGCTTACACTTCGTCCACCTGCCCGGTGTGTGGGAAGAGGTTGGAGTCCCGAAACGGGCTGGTGGAGTGTCCCAACTGTGGTTTCGAGGCTAATAGGCAGTTTGTTGGTGCTTTTAATGTTTGGGTGCGGGGACTCGGGGTCGCCCTGAGCGGGGCTGAGCGTGATGGTTTGCTCCTCGATGAACCCAGAGGGGAGCTGAACGTGATGAGGCCCAAGTCCGTCGTGAGGGTTGATTTAAACGGGAGGAGGTTTACTCATATTCCTCCCTAA
- a CDS encoding TldD/PmbA family protein has protein sequence MEVEKLIKKAEELSQKYGIPYYEVRIARISATHIEMQNSHFEDISSNVEIGIGVRAFDGSWGFSSANDIRRAEKAIETAMKIAKATKRNSKIYVGDPVRDDAEISVKKPFSDVDLEEKITLLKELDSLLVEKELPNRRIAYGDGVKEQFYFNSVGSEIRTVVPKIRLSFSVTAKKGNDMQTYWKVFGGTVGWEMIEEINLEYWTSFVKNKAKELLNASLPPSGEFDVIVDPELAGVFIHEALGHAAEGDAVKNGESILEGKLGKEIAVEELTVVDDPTLPGKFGSYIYDDEGIRARRVEIIKDGVLREYLLDRETAAFFGLEPNGHGRAQSYSYQPLVRMSNTYIEPRDWSFEEMVEEVKNGLYLIGDKGGQVDIANGTFMFGAKEGYIIENGEIKTPIRDVALSGKILDVLKNIRAIGRDLKIEFPGYCGKGQWVSVDDGGPHVLTRALVGGLL, from the coding sequence ATGGAAGTTGAAAAGCTAATCAAAAAAGCCGAGGAGCTCAGTCAAAAGTACGGGATACCTTACTACGAGGTGAGAATAGCCAGAATAAGTGCAACCCATATTGAAATGCAGAATTCTCACTTTGAGGACATCTCTTCAAACGTAGAAATTGGGATCGGTGTTAGAGCTTTTGACGGTTCCTGGGGTTTCTCATCGGCAAATGACATTAGAAGGGCAGAAAAAGCCATTGAAACTGCAATGAAAATTGCAAAAGCCACAAAGAGGAACTCAAAGATTTACGTCGGAGACCCGGTCAGGGATGATGCGGAAATAAGTGTTAAGAAGCCATTTTCCGATGTGGATTTGGAGGAGAAAATAACCCTTCTAAAGGAGCTGGATTCTCTGTTGGTGGAAAAAGAACTACCCAACAGAAGGATAGCCTACGGAGATGGGGTGAAAGAGCAGTTCTACTTCAACTCCGTGGGAAGTGAAATCAGAACAGTGGTTCCAAAAATACGCTTGAGCTTCTCCGTTACTGCAAAAAAAGGCAATGACATGCAGACCTACTGGAAGGTCTTTGGAGGCACTGTTGGGTGGGAGATGATTGAAGAAATAAACCTTGAGTACTGGACGTCTTTTGTCAAAAATAAAGCCAAAGAACTTTTAAACGCATCCCTACCTCCCTCCGGAGAGTTTGACGTAATAGTTGACCCCGAGCTGGCCGGAGTTTTCATTCACGAGGCCCTTGGGCATGCCGCTGAAGGAGATGCCGTTAAAAACGGCGAAAGCATACTGGAAGGAAAACTCGGGAAAGAGATAGCCGTTGAAGAGCTCACCGTTGTAGACGATCCCACTTTGCCAGGAAAATTTGGCTCATACATCTACGATGATGAAGGGATAAGGGCGAGGAGAGTTGAGATAATAAAAGATGGAGTTCTTAGAGAATATCTCCTCGATAGAGAAACCGCAGCATTCTTTGGGCTTGAGCCTAACGGTCATGGAAGGGCACAGAGCTACAGCTATCAGCCCCTCGTGAGGATGAGCAACACCTATATAGAGCCCAGAGACTGGAGCTTTGAGGAGATGGTTGAAGAGGTCAAAAACGGGCTCTACCTCATAGGAGACAAGGGCGGGCAGGTGGACATAGCGAACGGAACCTTCATGTTCGGGGCAAAGGAGGGGTATATAATCGAGAACGGAGAGATAAAGACCCCCATAAGAGATGTAGCGCTTTCGGGCAAGATTCTGGACGTCCTCAAAAACATAAGAGCCATAGGGAGAGACCTCAAAATCGAGTTCCCCGGCTACTGCGGAAAAGGACAGTGGGTATCTGTTGACGACGGAGGGCCCCACGTTTTGACGAGGGCACTAGTGGGAGGCCTCCTCTGA
- a CDS encoding metallophosphoesterase yields the protein MYELLPQKAIKIKNSIIIADLHIGYEESMAKEGIYLPKAFRQMVNSVLALLREERPKRLIINGDLKHSFIPLKREKLELKAFFGKVTPLVEEIVVVRGNHDVGISWVRELGVEVVDELEIGKWKIVHGHKLVEGEKFIIGHEHPAIRLRDEVGALIKVPIFLVGDPLIVLPAFSPWAYGNDILREIVSPFLRDVDLFNFKVLVPLDKELLDFGKLGDLIKALQRI from the coding sequence ATGTATGAGCTCCTCCCCCAGAAGGCAATTAAAATTAAAAACTCCATCATAATAGCTGATCTGCACATTGGGTATGAAGAAAGCATGGCAAAAGAAGGCATCTACCTTCCAAAAGCCTTCAGACAGATGGTCAATTCTGTCCTTGCACTCCTCAGAGAAGAACGGCCAAAAAGGCTGATAATAAACGGCGACCTCAAGCATTCGTTCATTCCCCTCAAGCGAGAAAAGCTTGAGCTCAAGGCGTTTTTTGGGAAGGTAACTCCTCTTGTAGAGGAAATAGTTGTTGTAAGGGGTAACCATGACGTAGGGATAAGCTGGGTCAGGGAACTTGGTGTGGAGGTCGTTGATGAGCTTGAAATCGGGAAGTGGAAAATAGTTCACGGTCACAAGCTTGTCGAGGGGGAGAAGTTTATAATAGGACATGAGCACCCTGCAATAAGGCTCAGGGATGAAGTCGGAGCATTAATAAAAGTTCCGATATTTTTAGTGGGTGATCCTCTAATAGTGCTCCCGGCTTTTTCCCCATGGGCATATGGAAACGATATTCTCAGGGAAATCGTTTCTCCATTTCTTAGAGATGTCGATCTTTTCAACTTTAAGGTTCTTGTGCCCCTGGACAAAGAACTCTTGGACTTTGGGAAGCTTGGAGACCTAATCAAAGCACTCCAGAGAATTTGA
- a CDS encoding HAD family hydrolase: MIIAFDFDGTLVDSYSVIEEAFRRALKKHFPWLPFKGLFAKILTEIELYFERPKFGKHTGKIKQPRLFRTKFARTWFEERAKLSKPIDDSKELLKKLKGDGHIVISFSAEDFLDGMKEYRLKAGSFYELFDDVIIFGREMTLCEAFQLVREKYGNEIFVWVDDKPWRFIGRGDENTEYVWYYFPPTAKYVTKEILDQIPHLHVIQDLWSIFDVIERIKSERS; the protein is encoded by the coding sequence ATGATAATAGCTTTTGACTTTGATGGAACGCTCGTGGACAGCTACTCAGTCATAGAGGAGGCATTTAGAAGAGCATTAAAAAAACATTTTCCTTGGCTTCCATTTAAAGGATTATTCGCTAAAATTCTCACCGAGATAGAGCTTTACTTTGAAAGACCTAAATTTGGAAAGCATACGGGTAAAATAAAGCAACCAAGACTTTTTAGGACTAAATTTGCCCGCACATGGTTTGAAGAAAGAGCAAAACTTTCAAAACCAATTGACGATTCAAAAGAACTTCTGAAAAAGCTTAAGGGAGATGGCCATATTGTGATCTCCTTCTCTGCGGAGGATTTTTTAGATGGCATGAAGGAATACAGACTGAAAGCTGGGAGCTTTTATGAACTTTTTGATGATGTGATAATTTTTGGAAGGGAGATGACGCTCTGCGAGGCATTTCAGCTTGTTAGGGAGAAGTATGGAAACGAAATTTTTGTATGGGTTGATGATAAACCATGGCGCTTTATTGGAAGGGGAGATGAAAACACGGAGTACGTTTGGTACTATTTTCCTCCAACGGCAAAATACGTTACCAAGGAAATCTTGGACCAAATTCCGCACCTTCACGTTATCCAGGACCTCTGGAGCATTTTTGATGTGATAGAGAGAATAAAAAGCGAGAGAAGCTAA
- a CDS encoding OPT/YSL family transporter: protein MGITFIIPLRKQMIEIDRLRFPTDTAVATILKTSGSGIEKARLLFFGIILSA from the coding sequence TTGGGTATAACATTCATAATTCCACTCAGGAAGCAAATGATCGAGATAGACAGACTTAGATTTCCAACAGATACTGCAGTGGCTACAATACTCAAAACTTCCGGTAGCGGTATAGAGAAGGCAAGATTGCTGTTCTTTGGCATAATCCTCAGTGCCTAG
- a CDS encoding IS607 family transposase has product MVVKEKLYTVKQASEILGVHPKTIQKWDKERKIKTIRTPGGRRRIPESEIKRLLGISEEKGIIIGYARVSSHTQKDDLERQVEAIKQYAKERGWQVQILKDIGSGLNENRKNYRKLLKLVVKGEVSKVIVTYPDRLTRFGFKTIEFFFKENGAEIIIINEKEKSPRKELIEDLITIISHFAGKLYGARSHKYKKLKEGVKKLIEEVEND; this is encoded by the coding sequence ATGGTAGTGAAAGAGAAACTCTACACGGTAAAGCAAGCAAGCGAAATTCTCGGCGTTCACCCAAAAACAATTCAAAAATGGGATAAGGAAAGGAAAATCAAAACCATTAGGACACCCGGCGGAAGACGAAGAATACCAGAAAGCGAAATCAAGAGACTTCTCGGTATAAGCGAAGAGAAAGGCATAATCATTGGCTATGCAAGAGTCTCAAGCCATACCCAAAAAGATGACTTGGAAAGGCAGGTTGAAGCTATCAAGCAATACGCAAAAGAACGAGGCTGGCAAGTCCAAATACTCAAAGACATCGGTTCAGGATTGAACGAGAACAGGAAAAACTATCGCAAACTCCTCAAACTCGTCGTAAAGGGAGAAGTCTCAAAAGTCATAGTCACTTATCCCGACAGGCTCACCCGCTTTGGCTTCAAAACTATCGAATTCTTCTTCAAGGAAAACGGTGCAGAGATAATAATCATCAACGAGAAAGAAAAATCCCCACGAAAAGAACTCATTGAAGACTTGATAACAATAATCAGCCACTTCGCTGGCAAGCTCTACGGAGCTCGTTCCCACAAATACAAAAAGCTCAAAGAAGGCGTGAAAAAATTAATCGAGGAGGTCGAGAATGACTAA
- a CDS encoding TldD/PmbA family protein — protein sequence MIDELIKILNRENVEWEVYWEIGRGSSFKIENCELERAQRRYHSGIGLRVGYKGKQGFSYITGLTHSKEDLEKFVKKAIKLAKVGEVKFYGFPEKKSAKKVSGIYDKRIAELEFEEALELGMEISKKESELRDKYGRSYTFSGRLAFGVAKDGIVNSNGIEMEEEGTAMSFSVYIVRKDGKVGTGSYHKASRTMMDFERELEEGLEKAMQEVELSYNAKPLESFEGELVLEPHSVASILELFISNLRGDNVYHKRGRFNKLGESVASEAFTLVDDATLKGRIASYSFDGEGNPSQKTVLVKNGILTNFLLDETYARLLEMESTGNAVRDFRNPPHIGTSNIIVEGKEENLEDFEGVIIKKVFGEHTANPISGDFSLTVELGYVVKNGEIIPFKDNMFTGNIFEFMSSILAVGKKKEELGAFISPRVLGMGRIV from the coding sequence ATGATAGATGAGCTGATTAAAATCCTAAACCGCGAGAACGTTGAGTGGGAAGTTTACTGGGAGATTGGTAGGGGAAGTTCGTTTAAAATTGAGAATTGTGAGCTTGAGAGAGCCCAGAGGAGATACCATTCTGGCATTGGCCTTAGGGTAGGGTATAAAGGGAAGCAGGGCTTTTCCTATATTACCGGGCTAACCCACTCAAAAGAAGACCTTGAAAAGTTTGTTAAAAAGGCCATAAAACTTGCAAAGGTCGGAGAGGTAAAGTTTTACGGATTCCCCGAAAAAAAGTCCGCCAAAAAGGTTAGCGGGATTTATGATAAGCGGATAGCGGAGCTGGAGTTTGAAGAAGCTTTGGAGCTGGGGATGGAGATTTCCAAAAAAGAGAGCGAGCTGAGAGATAAATACGGCAGAAGCTATACTTTTTCGGGGAGATTGGCCTTTGGTGTGGCAAAAGACGGCATAGTGAATTCAAACGGGATCGAGATGGAAGAAGAAGGCACAGCGATGAGCTTTAGCGTTTACATAGTTAGAAAAGACGGGAAAGTTGGAACAGGGAGTTACCACAAAGCCTCAAGAACTATGATGGACTTCGAAAGAGAGCTTGAGGAAGGGCTAGAAAAGGCTATGCAGGAGGTTGAGCTAAGCTACAACGCAAAACCGCTTGAGTCCTTTGAGGGAGAACTCGTCTTAGAGCCGCACTCAGTTGCGTCAATCCTTGAACTGTTCATTTCAAACCTGAGGGGGGATAACGTATATCACAAAAGGGGCAGATTCAACAAACTGGGTGAAAGCGTTGCAAGTGAGGCGTTTACCCTCGTTGATGATGCCACGCTGAAAGGCAGAATAGCAAGCTATTCCTTTGACGGCGAAGGAAACCCCAGCCAAAAGACTGTTTTAGTCAAAAATGGAATATTGACAAACTTTCTCTTAGATGAAACCTATGCAAGGCTTCTTGAAATGGAGAGCACGGGAAATGCCGTGAGAGACTTTAGGAATCCTCCCCACATAGGGACGAGCAACATAATCGTGGAGGGAAAAGAAGAGAACCTCGAGGATTTTGAAGGAGTTATAATAAAAAAGGTCTTTGGCGAGCACACTGCAAACCCAATAAGCGGGGATTTCTCATTAACAGTGGAACTTGGATATGTTGTTAAAAATGGTGAAATAATCCCGTTTAAGGACAACATGTTTACTGGAAATATATTCGAGTTCATGAGCTCTATACTTGCCGTAGGGAAGAAAAAGGAGGAGCTTGGAGCGTTTATATCTCCCAGAGTACTCGGTATGGGGAGGATTGTTTAG
- the gcvPA gene encoding aminomethyl-transferring glycine dehydrogenase subunit GcvPA: MGRHYIPNSAHKEEMLREIGFKSIEDLFSDVPKGFVKKFNLPEGKSEYEVFLEMNEILSKNKTVLEMPTFLGAGAYFHYVPAHVKYLIERSEFITSYTPYQAEISQGMLQALFEYQSLIGELVGLEIVNASMYDWGTALGEAARMAARVKKKNKFVVPKHLHPERDKVLKTFVEGADMEIEYVKWNEKGQIDLEDLKEKVKDAAGVYVELPNFFGIIEEQVKEIGEIAHENDALFVVGVDPTILGVIEAPGNLGADIVVGEASFLGSALNFGGPRAGIFATKNERALVRQMPGRIIGMTKDAEGRRAFVMTLQTREQHIRRAKATSNICSNEALVAVAAAIHIASLGPKGLQKLGEIILKNTAYFKKRLSEVAEIPFDAINFKDVPAKFEIPYSVIHERLLEKGIHGGFYLKPHFPELGESALLAVTETTRKEWIDALIENVREIINEAEL; the protein is encoded by the coding sequence ATGGGGAGACACTACATTCCAAACTCGGCACACAAAGAGGAAATGCTTAGAGAGATTGGCTTTAAGAGCATTGAAGATCTCTTCTCCGATGTTCCGAAAGGCTTTGTCAAGAAATTTAACCTTCCAGAAGGCAAGAGCGAATATGAAGTTTTCCTTGAGATGAACGAGATTCTCAGCAAAAACAAGACTGTCCTTGAGATGCCAACGTTTCTTGGTGCTGGGGCTTACTTCCACTATGTACCAGCTCATGTAAAGTACCTCATAGAGAGGAGCGAATTCATAACCTCCTACACTCCATATCAAGCGGAGATAAGCCAGGGGATGCTGCAAGCGCTCTTTGAGTACCAGAGTTTGATCGGAGAACTTGTGGGCTTAGAGATTGTAAATGCCTCGATGTATGACTGGGGAACTGCACTCGGTGAAGCGGCAAGAATGGCAGCGAGGGTTAAGAAAAAGAACAAATTCGTGGTTCCAAAGCATCTTCATCCGGAAAGAGATAAGGTTCTCAAGACCTTTGTGGAAGGAGCGGACATGGAGATAGAATACGTAAAATGGAATGAAAAGGGGCAGATTGATCTTGAGGATCTGAAGGAAAAGGTAAAAGATGCCGCCGGAGTTTACGTTGAGCTTCCCAACTTCTTTGGAATAATAGAAGAACAGGTAAAAGAAATCGGAGAGATTGCTCATGAAAACGACGCCCTATTTGTTGTAGGAGTAGACCCAACGATTTTGGGGGTAATAGAGGCACCAGGTAACTTAGGAGCTGACATTGTGGTTGGCGAAGCGTCTTTCCTCGGAAGTGCACTAAACTTCGGAGGCCCAAGAGCGGGAATATTCGCCACTAAAAATGAAAGGGCCCTCGTAAGACAGATGCCAGGAAGAATTATTGGAATGACAAAGGATGCTGAGGGCAGGAGAGCTTTCGTCATGACACTTCAAACAAGGGAACAGCACATAAGGAGGGCAAAGGCAACATCAAACATTTGTTCAAATGAGGCCCTTGTAGCAGTTGCAGCCGCAATTCACATAGCTTCCCTTGGGCCAAAGGGACTGCAGAAGCTTGGAGAAATAATCCTGAAGAACACGGCGTATTTCAAGAAGAGATTAAGCGAAGTCGCTGAAATACCGTTTGATGCAATCAACTTCAAGGATGTCCCAGCTAAATTCGAGATTCCCTACTCGGTAATCCATGAGAGACTCCTCGAAAAAGGAATACACGGTGGTTTCTACCTAAAACCACACTTCCCGGAGCTCGGCGAGAGTGCTCTATTGGCAGTAACTGAAACAACCAGGAAAGAATGGATAGATGCACTCATAGAGAATGTTAGAGAGATAATAAACGAGGCGGAGCTGTGA
- a CDS encoding PrsW family intramembrane metalloprotease, with product MDVLSAIIFFAYAPALALLWYFYHKDKYEPEPKRYVIATFILGGTLSVGIAVLFEAFLVEGEFGYALLPATAFYMALVAGVVEEPAKALAIRLPFKAGQMDGIMDGVVYGVAAGLGFAATENFLYGIGFGVGTTIVRAFLTPFAHATWSAIVGVGYGLKAEGKIQSLSSYFALAILLHFLWDYFAFLSLAIPSYYILTILLIFINIALIRYFIMLGQREDLERAWWYWFVRR from the coding sequence ATGGATGTATTGAGTGCCATAATATTCTTCGCCTATGCACCAGCTTTGGCACTGCTCTGGTATTTCTATCACAAGGATAAGTATGAACCCGAGCCAAAACGCTATGTTATAGCAACATTCATCTTGGGGGGTACTCTCTCCGTTGGCATCGCAGTGCTCTTCGAGGCCTTTTTAGTAGAAGGAGAGTTTGGATATGCTCTATTACCAGCAACCGCATTTTATATGGCGCTTGTGGCTGGCGTTGTGGAAGAACCGGCAAAAGCTCTGGCCATTAGGCTTCCATTTAAGGCAGGCCAGATGGATGGGATAATGGATGGCGTGGTTTACGGTGTTGCAGCGGGATTGGGATTTGCAGCTACCGAGAATTTCTTGTACGGGATTGGCTTTGGGGTTGGGACTACCATTGTGAGGGCTTTCTTAACACCTTTCGCCCATGCCACTTGGAGTGCAATCGTTGGCGTTGGATATGGCCTAAAAGCGGAGGGGAAAATCCAAAGCCTTTCAAGCTATTTTGCCCTTGCAATACTGCTCCACTTTCTGTGGGATTATTTCGCGTTCTTAAGCCTTGCAATCCCCTCGTATTACATCCTCACGATATTGCTGATTTTTATTAACATAGCCCTCATTAGGTATTTTATAATGCTTGGACAAAGGGAAGACCTCGAAAGGGCGTGGTGGTACTGGTTCGTTAGGAGGTGA